In one window of Dermochelys coriacea isolate rDerCor1 chromosome 3, rDerCor1.pri.v4, whole genome shotgun sequence DNA:
- the MTMR9 gene encoding myotubularin-related protein 9: MEFAELIKTPRADNVVLHRPFYPAVEGTLCLTGHHLILSSRRQDNAEELWLLHSNIDSIEKRFVGSLGTIIIKCKDLRIIQLDIPGMEECLNIASSIEALSTLDSVTLMYPFFYRPMFEVVEDGWHSFLPEREFELLSSLTTEWRLSYVNKEFSVCPSYPPAVTVPKSIDDEALRRVATFRHGGRFPVLSYYHKKNGMVMMRSSQPLTGTNGRRCKEDAALINATLRAGKRGYIIDTRSLNVAQQARAKGGGFEQEVQYPQWRRIHKSVERYNILQESLIKLVEACNDQSHNMDRWLSKLEASNWLTHVKEILTAACLAAQCIDREGASVLVHGTEGTDSTLQITSLAQIILDPKCRTIHSFEALVEREWLQAGHPFQQRCAQSAYSNSRQKWESPVFFLFLDCVWQILRQFPCSFEFNEHFLIMLFEHAYASQFGTFLGNNESERCKLKLPQKTMSLWSWVNRPQELSKFKNPLFEANSLVIWPSVAPQSLQLWEGVFLRWNRSSKFLDEAYEEMNNIIEYNKELQAKVNALRRQLAELETDDGMQESS, from the exons ATGGAGTTTGCAGAGCTAATCAAGACACCACGAGCAGATAATGTGGTCTTGCACCGTCCCTTCTATCCAGCAGTGGAAGGGACGCTATGCTTGACTGGCCATCACCTCATCCTCTCATCTCGGCGCCAGGACAATGCTGAGGAGCTGTGGCTGCTGCACTCAAACATTGACTCTATTGAAAAAAg GTTTGTTGGCTCGTTAGGCACCATCATTATAAAATGCAAAGATCTGAGGATTATTCAACTGGATATACCCGGAATGGAGGAGTGTTTGAACATTGCTAGCTCTATTGAG gcaTTGTCCACCCTGGATTCTGTCACACTAATGTATCCCTTCTTTTACCGGCCCATGTTTGAAGTTGTCGAAGATGGCTGGCACTCCTTCCTGCCTGAGCGAGAGTTCGAACTTCTCAGTTCATTA ACGACTGAATGGCGGCTGAGCTATGTCAATAAGGAGTTCTCTGTCTGCCCCTCCTATCCACCAGCTGTCACTGTCCCAAAATCAATTGATGATGAGGCCCTTCGGAGAGTTGCAACCTTTCGCCATGGTGGCCGCTTCCCCGTTCTAAGCTATTATCATAAGAAGAATGGGATG GTAATGATGCGGAGCAGCCAGCCTCTCACAGGTACTAATGGGAGACGGTGTAAGGAAGATGCAGCGCTTATTAATGCCACCTTGAGGGCAGGAAAGCGTGGCTACATCATTGATACCCGTTCCCTGAATGTTGCTCAGCAGGCCAGAGCCAAAGGAGGCGGCTTTGAGCAGGAAGTGCAGTATCCTCAGTGGAGGCGAATTCACAAATCTGTTGAGAG GTATAACATTCTGCAGGAAAGCCTCATCAaacttgtggaagcttgcaatgatCAATCGCACAACATGGACCGCTGGCTTAGTAAGCTGGAAGCCTCCAACTGGCTGACTCACGTTAAAGAGATACTAACTGCGGCTTGTCTGGCTGCTCAGTGCATTGACAG GGAAGGAGCATCAGTGTTAGTTCACGGGACTGAAGGAACTGATTCTACGCTCCAGATAACTTCTTTGGCTCAGATCATCTTGGATCCAAAGTGCAGGACCATACATAGCTTTGAAGCTCTTGTTGAGAGAGAGTGGCTGCAG GCTGGTCACCCATTTCAGCAGCGCTGTGCTCAGTCTGCCTACTCCAACAGCAGGCAGAAATGGGAGTCCCCCgtgtttttccttttcttggaCTGTGTGTGGCAGATCCTCCGTCAGTTCCCTTGCTCTTTTGAATTCAATGAACACTTCCTCATCATGCTCTTCGAACATGCCTACGCCTCACAGTTTGGCACGTTTCTGGGCAACAACGAAAGTGAAAG GTGTAAACTGAAGCTGCCACAGAAGACTATGTCCTTGTGGTCTTGGGTGAATCGGCCTCAAGAACTGAGCAAATTCAAGAATCCTCTGTTTGAGGCCAACAGTCTCGTCATCTGGCCTTCTGTCgcaccacagagcctgcagctttgggaag